A section of the Paenibacillus yonginensis genome encodes:
- the addA gene encoding helicase-exonuclease AddAB subunit AddA has translation MEPVIPKPAGSYWSDDQWNAIALSGGNILVAAAAGSGKTAVLVERIIRKITNPDQPVDIERLMVATFTKAAATEMRHRIREALEGLLEQGEPNEQLERQLAMLGRASITTLHSFCMEVIQRYYTMIPLDPGFRIASEHEAQLLRQETLEELFEEKYGAEDGQAFFSLVEWFSGERSDEGAFRLVQRLYDFSRSHPWPDFWLRSMAASFADATVEALESSIWIQSITQDTLLSLEGILNLLSQGKALALSPGGPAPYAVSLEEDLNVVLELKEAVLSGSWKDLHPVFQAANFGKLKPVKKDQTDPAVQERVKALREEAKKSLNELRQQLFGRPAEDFVNELHAAAPLMSGLAELVIEFGECYAEAKKERGWLDFSDLEHYCLRILLHSDATPLRILPSDAALEYQAQYEEVLLDEYQDTNTVQETIVQLISRPDKGNRFMVGDVKQSIYRFRLAEPGLFLEKYREYGDDFSGSGLRIDLARNFRSRREVVGAVNMLFRQIMNRTVAEIDYDERAELIYGELFPAAEKGLPQYAPELMLIDRSGSDAGLEADQTAGADQAEGEADKDLEMDEAADVEAVRLEARAIAARIRGLLGEGGAPLMVYDKNLKGSRPAMLGDIVILLRSTSGWAPILIQELQMEGIPAAGEVNQGYFQASEVEIALSLLQIIDNPRQDIPLASVLRSPIVGLDEEELSRIRLARSSSGFYEALLAWMEEAEQTEQEPSELYLRLRRFLELLEGWRRMAREGELSRLIWTVYRQTSYLDWVGGLAGGPQRQANLEALYSRAKQFEQTSGTPGLYSFLKFIDKLKETGGDLGAPSIGGADQDTVRIMTIHKSKGLEFPVVFVAGLSKMFNRQDLNAPFLMHKELGFGPKYVDPDTRVSYPTLPNLAIRRRSQMELIAEEMRILYVALTRPKDKLILVSAVKDLEKSAANWSQSLSRAEELLPDYLLARGRSYLDWIGPALIRHPSAGALRELAGLSAEGHHLLPYREDSPDWQFMFVPSRDMAYAAAAGRESALVPASRGKEALRELLAAAGLAGDSESAGIPDWEGTPGSEGFRHLEETNENRPTGGAEPTAVRSALSGEIARRLEWSYPYEWSSRVAAKTTVTELKSRLVSEESPAADGLELQAERTGEVQRTLPGTSPSVGQAISQEDGDGGSKLRLRRPKFMEQRRMSGTERGTAYHTVMQHLPLQATGRDALELVEETFRRLETSQILLPEQLRELEPDKIAGFLNSELGNKVLHAEWVKKELPFTYAMPADEAYPHFTPALSGTRKDAETNLSLPESGNQDNREGQGGKAQDFVAVRAEQARERVERVKESEQTREVIEAKQAEQVGQPGQPGQPGQPGRQLLGPPDLGTATEGAAPAGEQSAKLALQGEAVLVQGIIDCLFKVNGQLIMLDYKSDYVPDYAREQQLEKLKERYRIQLELYARAVEQITGEQVAEKWLYFFDSGDAVRIG, from the coding sequence ATGGAACCCGTAATTCCGAAGCCGGCGGGCAGTTATTGGAGCGACGATCAATGGAACGCGATTGCGCTGTCCGGCGGGAACATTCTGGTCGCAGCGGCTGCGGGGTCCGGCAAAACCGCCGTGCTGGTAGAACGGATTATCCGCAAGATCACGAACCCGGATCAGCCGGTCGATATTGAACGGCTGATGGTGGCCACCTTCACCAAAGCGGCGGCGACAGAGATGCGCCATCGCATCCGCGAAGCGCTGGAGGGCTTGCTGGAGCAAGGCGAGCCTAACGAACAGCTGGAGCGGCAGCTGGCGATGCTGGGCCGGGCTTCGATCACGACGCTGCATTCCTTCTGTATGGAAGTGATCCAGCGGTATTACACGATGATTCCGCTTGACCCGGGGTTCCGTATTGCCTCAGAGCATGAGGCACAGCTGCTCAGACAGGAGACGCTGGAGGAATTGTTCGAGGAAAAATACGGCGCCGAAGACGGCCAGGCTTTCTTCAGCCTGGTGGAATGGTTCAGCGGCGAACGGAGCGACGAGGGCGCATTCCGGCTTGTCCAGCGGCTGTATGATTTCTCCCGCAGCCATCCTTGGCCGGATTTCTGGCTTCGCAGCATGGCCGCTTCCTTTGCGGACGCGACGGTTGAAGCTTTGGAGAGCAGCATCTGGATTCAGAGCATTACCCAGGATACGCTGCTGTCGCTGGAAGGGATCCTCAACCTGCTGTCCCAGGGCAAGGCGCTTGCTTTATCTCCGGGAGGCCCGGCACCTTATGCGGTTTCCCTCGAAGAAGATTTAAACGTAGTGCTTGAACTGAAGGAAGCAGTGCTAAGCGGCTCCTGGAAAGACCTGCATCCGGTGTTTCAGGCTGCAAACTTTGGGAAGCTGAAGCCGGTGAAGAAGGATCAGACCGATCCGGCCGTTCAGGAACGGGTAAAAGCGCTGCGCGAGGAAGCAAAGAAGTCGCTGAACGAACTCCGTCAGCAGCTGTTCGGAAGACCGGCGGAGGATTTTGTGAACGAGCTTCATGCCGCGGCTCCGCTGATGTCCGGGCTTGCCGAGCTTGTTATTGAATTCGGAGAATGCTACGCGGAAGCGAAGAAGGAACGCGGGTGGCTAGATTTTTCCGACCTGGAGCATTACTGCCTGCGCATTTTGCTGCATTCGGACGCAACGCCGCTCCGTATTTTGCCTTCCGATGCCGCTTTGGAGTATCAGGCCCAATATGAAGAGGTTCTTCTGGACGAATACCAGGATACAAACACGGTCCAGGAGACGATCGTCCAGCTGATTTCCCGGCCCGATAAGGGCAACCGGTTTATGGTCGGCGACGTCAAGCAGAGCATTTATCGCTTCCGGCTGGCCGAGCCGGGGCTGTTCCTTGAGAAATATAGGGAATATGGGGACGACTTCTCGGGAAGCGGCCTCAGAATCGATTTGGCCCGGAATTTCAGAAGCCGCCGCGAGGTGGTCGGTGCCGTAAATATGCTGTTCCGGCAAATCATGAACCGGACGGTTGCGGAAATCGACTATGACGAACGGGCCGAGCTGATCTACGGCGAGCTGTTCCCTGCAGCCGAGAAAGGCCTGCCGCAATATGCGCCGGAGCTGATGCTGATTGACCGCAGCGGCAGCGATGCTGGACTGGAGGCCGATCAGACCGCCGGAGCGGATCAAGCGGAAGGAGAAGCCGACAAGGATTTGGAAATGGACGAAGCCGCCGATGTCGAAGCGGTCCGGCTGGAAGCCCGGGCAATAGCGGCTCGCATCCGCGGCCTGCTCGGCGAAGGCGGTGCTCCGCTGATGGTTTACGATAAAAACCTGAAAGGCTCACGTCCCGCAATGCTTGGGGATATCGTGATTTTGCTTCGCTCGACCTCGGGCTGGGCGCCGATCCTGATTCAGGAGCTGCAAATGGAAGGCATTCCGGCGGCCGGGGAAGTGAATCAGGGGTATTTTCAGGCGTCGGAGGTTGAAATCGCCTTGTCGCTGCTGCAGATCATTGACAATCCCCGCCAGGATATTCCGCTGGCTTCTGTCCTTCGTTCCCCGATTGTCGGATTGGACGAAGAGGAATTATCCCGCATCCGGCTTGCCCGATCAAGCTCCGGGTTCTACGAAGCCTTGCTGGCCTGGATGGAAGAAGCGGAGCAGACCGAGCAGGAGCCAAGCGAACTTTACCTAAGGTTGAGACGTTTCCTGGAATTGCTGGAAGGCTGGCGGAGGATGGCCCGGGAAGGCGAGCTCAGCCGCCTGATTTGGACGGTGTACCGGCAGACCTCATATCTCGACTGGGTTGGAGGTCTGGCTGGCGGCCCGCAAAGGCAAGCCAACCTGGAGGCGTTGTACAGCAGGGCCAAACAGTTCGAGCAAACGTCCGGGACCCCCGGATTGTACAGCTTCCTCAAATTTATCGACAAGCTGAAGGAAACGGGCGGCGATTTGGGCGCTCCTTCCATCGGCGGGGCTGATCAGGACACGGTCCGTATCATGACCATTCATAAAAGCAAAGGTCTGGAATTCCCTGTTGTGTTTGTGGCCGGTCTGTCCAAAATGTTCAACCGGCAGGATTTGAACGCTCCTTTCCTGATGCACAAGGAGCTTGGTTTCGGTCCGAAATACGTGGACCCCGATACCCGGGTAAGTTATCCCACGCTGCCGAACCTGGCGATTCGCAGACGGAGCCAGATGGAGCTGATTGCCGAAGAAATGCGAATTCTGTACGTCGCTTTGACCCGGCCGAAGGACAAGCTGATCCTTGTATCGGCGGTGAAGGATCTGGAGAAATCGGCAGCGAACTGGAGCCAGTCGCTCAGCAGGGCTGAGGAACTTCTCCCGGACTATTTGCTCGCCCGCGGGCGCAGCTATCTGGACTGGATTGGTCCGGCTTTGATCCGGCACCCGTCTGCCGGGGCGCTGCGTGAATTGGCAGGATTAAGCGCTGAAGGGCATCATTTGCTGCCCTACCGGGAAGACAGCCCGGACTGGCAGTTTATGTTTGTCCCTTCCCGGGACATGGCTTATGCAGCGGCGGCAGGACGCGAATCCGCTTTGGTTCCTGCATCGCGAGGCAAGGAGGCCTTGCGCGAGCTGCTGGCGGCAGCCGGTTTGGCGGGAGATTCTGAATCTGCAGGCATTCCTGATTGGGAAGGAACTCCTGGTTCTGAAGGATTCCGTCATCTCGAAGAAACGAACGAGAACCGTCCAACTGGCGGAGCTGAACCGACAGCGGTTCGCTCCGCGTTGTCTGGCGAGATAGCCCGCAGGCTAGAGTGGTCATATCCCTATGAATGGAGCAGCCGCGTCGCTGCCAAAACGACGGTGACCGAGCTGAAATCCAGACTTGTGTCGGAGGAGTCGCCGGCTGCGGATGGTCTTGAGCTGCAGGCAGAACGCACCGGGGAGGTTCAGAGGACCTTGCCAGGCACGTCTCCTTCTGTAGGCCAAGCCATCAGTCAGGAGGACGGCGACGGAGGGTCCAAGCTGCGCCTAAGACGTCCAAAATTCATGGAGCAGCGGAGAATGTCCGGAACGGAGCGGGGCACGGCTTATCATACGGTGATGCAGCATTTGCCGCTGCAGGCGACAGGAAGAGATGCGCTGGAGCTGGTGGAAGAGACCTTCCGCAGGCTGGAGACCAGCCAGATTCTGCTGCCGGAGCAGCTTCGCGAGCTGGAGCCGGACAAAATCGCCGGATTCCTGAACAGTGAGCTGGGAAACAAGGTGCTCCACGCCGAATGGGTGAAAAAAGAACTGCCGTTCACCTATGCGATGCCGGCTGATGAGGCTTACCCGCATTTTACACCTGCTTTATCCGGAACCCGGAAGGATGCCGAAACGAACCTAAGCCTGCCGGAAAGCGGAAACCAGGACAACAGGGAAGGGCAAGGAGGGAAAGCCCAAGATTTTGTAGCGGTACGAGCTGAACAAGCAAGAGAACGAGTTGAACGAGTAAAAGAATCCGAACAAACAAGAGAAGTAATAGAAGCGAAGCAAGCTGAACAAGTCGGACAACCAGGACAACCAGGACAACCAGGACAACCAGGGAGACAACTGCTTGGCCCTCCGGATTTAGGAACAGCTACAGAAGGCGCCGCTCCGGCCGGGGAGCAGTCTGCCAAGCTGGCTCTTCAGGGCGAAGCGGTTCTTGTACAAGGGATTATCGATTGTTTGTTCAAAGTAAATGGCCAATTGATCATGCTGGATTACAAAAGCGATTATGTCCCTGACTATGCCCGGGAACAACAGCTTGAAAAGCTGAAGGAGCGCTACCGGATTCAATTGGAGCTGTACGCCAGAGCGGTTGAACAGATCACCGGGGAACAGGTGGCGGAGAAATGGTTGTATTTCTTTGATTCGGGAGATGCGGTGCGGATCGGTTGA